A single Triticum dicoccoides isolate Atlit2015 ecotype Zavitan chromosome 2A, WEW_v2.0, whole genome shotgun sequence DNA region contains:
- the LOC119356214 gene encoding polygalacturonase QRT3-like has product MEVLAGGGRLHAVLLLVGAALLLVASAGGAEAWAHHGAAGARAGAERRYRDLAAGRMESVRSSFGKARRGLATSSAGSRVYHVTDYGADPTGAADATAAIKKAIADAFSPPSNATMTAGIPDLGGAEIHLDGGTYLVNGPLTLPASGGGNFKIHSGSLRASAEFPADRYLIELSAGSSSSGYHYEYATLRDLMLDCGYRGGGVAVVDSLRVAVDNCYITGFETEGIAVRGGHETYIRNTFLGQHMTAGTDPGERAFGGTAIRLDGNDNSVSDVVVFSAATGIMVTGGANTISGVHCYNKATGFGGTGIHLRVPGLTQTWLTNCYMDYTSIVAEDPVLLHVSSSFFLGDANVVLKAVNGVARGVQITGNMFNGRGKGVDIVQLDGEFGTVEQVYVQQNSAMGMNVKATTARGSAEGNGSSWTVDFAPVLLFPNRIGHVQYSLVAGDAFPGHTLRNISGNQVVVATDKAVSATVHVLVDQNSN; this is encoded by the exons ATGGAGGTGCTCGCCGGAGGAGGCCGCCTGCATGCGGTTCTTCTTCTTGTCGGGGCCGCCCTTCTTCTTGTTGCAtcggcgggcggcgcggaggcGTGGGCGCACCACGGCGCCGCCGGCGCCAGGGCCGGCGCCGAGCGGCGGTACCGGGATCTCGCGGCGGGCAGGATGGAGAGCGTCAGATCCTCCTTCGGCAAGGCCAGGCGGGGGCTCGCAACG TCCTCGGCGGGCTCGCGGGTGTACCACGTGACGGACTACGGCGCCGACCCCACCGGCGCGGCGGACGCCACGGCGGCCATCAAGAAGGCCATCGCCGACGCCTTCAGCCCCCCCTCCAACGCCACCATGACCGCCggcatccccgacctcggcggCGCCGAGATCCACCTCGACGGCGGCACCTACCTCGTCAACGGCCCGCTCACCCTGCCGGCCTCCGGCGGCGGCAACTTCAAG ATCCACAGCGGCTCGCTGCGGGCGTCGGCGGAGTTCCCGGCGGACCGGTACCTGATCGAGCTCTCGGCGGGCTCCTCCTCCTCGGGCTACCACTACGAGTACGCGACGCTGCGGGACCTGATGCTGGACTGCGGCTACCGGGGCGGCGGCGTGGCGGTGGTGGACTCGCTGCGCGTCGCCGTCGACAACTGCTACATCACCGGCTTCGAGACGGAGGGCATCGCGGTGCGCGGGGGCCACGAGACCTACATCCGCAACACCTTCCTGGGGCAGCACATGACCGCCGGCACCGACCCGGGGGAGCGCGCCTTCGGCGGCACGGCCATCCGGCTCGACGGCAACGACAACTCCGTCTCCGACGTGGTCGTCTTCTCGGCCGCCACCGGGATCATGGTCACCGGCGGCGCCAACACCATCTCCGGCGTGCACTGCTACAACAAGGCCACCGGGTTCGGCGGCACCGGCATCCACCTCAGGGTGCCGGGGCTCACGCAGACGTGGCTCACCAACTGCTACATGGACTACACCAGCATCGTGGCCGAGGACCCCGTGCTGCTGCACGTGTCGAGCTCCTTCTTCCTCGGCGACGCCAACGTCGTGCTCAAGGCGGTCAACGGCGTCGCCCGCGGCGTGCAGATCACCGGCAACATGTTCAACGGGCGGGGCAAGGGCGTGGACATCGTGCAGCTGGACGGGGAGTTCGGGACGGTGGAGCAGGTGTACGTGCAGCAGAACTCCGCCATGGGGATGAACGTCAAGGCGACCACGGCGCGCGGCTCCGCCGAGGGCAACGGCAGCTCCTGGACGGTGGACTTCGCGCCGGTGCTGCTGTTCCCGAACCGGATCGGGCACGTGCAGTActcgctcgtcgccggcgacgcgtTCCCCGGGCACACGCTCAGGAACATCTCCGGCAACCAGGTCGTCGTGGCCACCGACAAGGCCGTGTCCGCCACCGTGCACGTGCTCGTCGACCAGAACAGCAACTGA